The following are encoded in a window of Abditibacteriaceae bacterium genomic DNA:
- a CDS encoding DNA-primase RepB domain-containing protein codes for MRDPHGTADTRAAGETGAPAIQDGGVTDAERFLLALARDDLPPDERMILCAFIGDPNTAGTHAWRPRPYKPGNEIVVSEKANGYTTCASFKRSSDGTFRRRQDVFGAGLALMVDDVGTKVTAKPGWPRASVEIETSPGNWQWWYLLSERCTDIVKFDEVIRAFIAGELLGNDPGMAGVNRVGRLPGFINGKPKYVRDGKEWVCAMREFDSDRRYSIAELMSAFNLKGGGSKYAGSKTKLVFDDHKARVNAWADVYSWLRSHKMVKAKFGPDKSGWTEIHCPWIDDHTDRADTGAAIREPASENDWYGAFQCHHGHCKDKTWRELTDWLANEVAIEIAETSDPGFDAIFNAVPP; via the coding sequence ATGCGCGATCCGCATGGGACTGCCGACACGCGAGCCGCTGGTGAAACAGGCGCGCCAGCAATTCAGGATGGCGGCGTGACCGACGCTGAGCGGTTCCTGCTGGCGCTGGCGCGCGACGACTTGCCGCCCGACGAACGCATGATCCTTTGCGCCTTCATCGGCGACCCGAACACGGCGGGCACGCACGCTTGGCGTCCACGTCCGTACAAACCGGGAAACGAGATTGTCGTCTCGGAAAAGGCGAACGGCTACACGACTTGCGCGAGCTTCAAGCGTTCGAGCGACGGCACGTTCCGCAGGCGGCAAGACGTGTTCGGTGCCGGGCTCGCGCTGATGGTCGATGACGTAGGCACGAAGGTGACAGCGAAACCGGGATGGCCCCGGGCAAGTGTCGAAATCGAAACCTCGCCGGGCAACTGGCAATGGTGGTACTTGCTCTCCGAACGCTGCACCGACATCGTGAAATTCGATGAAGTGATTCGCGCGTTCATCGCGGGCGAACTGCTCGGGAACGACCCGGGGATGGCGGGCGTCAACCGTGTCGGTCGCCTGCCCGGGTTCATCAATGGCAAACCGAAATACGTTCGTGACGGAAAGGAATGGGTTTGCGCCATGCGTGAATTCGATTCCGACCGTCGCTACAGCATCGCCGAACTGATGTCCGCTTTCAACTTGAAGGGTGGCGGAAGCAAGTATGCGGGAAGCAAAACGAAGTTGGTATTTGACGATCATAAGGCGCGCGTGAATGCGTGGGCCGACGTGTATTCGTGGCTTCGCTCGCATAAAATGGTCAAGGCGAAGTTCGGCCCCGACAAAAGCGGATGGACTGAAATTCACTGCCCGTGGATTGACGATCACACCGACAGGGCCGACACGGGCGCAGCGATCCGTGAACCGGCGTCGGAAAACGATTGGTATGGAGCGTTCCAATGCCACCACGGACACTGCAAGGATAAGACGTGGCGCGAGTTGACTGATTGGCTCGCGAACGAAGTTGCAATCGAGATTGCGGAGACGAGCGACCCCGGGTTCGACGCGATCTTCAACGCGGTGCCGCCATGA